The Peribacillus sp. FSL E2-0218 genome contains a region encoding:
- a CDS encoding DMT family transporter — protein MNVKSNKQAKIGMGLGATSAVAWGVDTVVIGIIIASTPFKQSIMLAPIIAAFMHDFFSALWVTLLMIIKGEFINVLKLLKTKNGAILVLGALSGGPLAMTFYFFGIQYVGVTYAASISSIFPGIGAVLAFTFLKEKMNRRAWLGIMISITGVIILAYMPSKLDVDSQFFIGILFSLGAAIFWGLEGVIGAWGMKGDDVVPLYAINIRQMTSALCYGLFIVSFMHGYPLVLEAVSSKIVWLIAMAGLLGTANYSLYYMSINLIGAARGQSLNNTYVFWAIVTEIIFIGTPVSLQFVIGAAIVLIGSILVSGSAKE, from the coding sequence ATGAATGTGAAAAGCAATAAACAAGCTAAAATTGGTATGGGCCTAGGAGCAACTTCTGCTGTTGCTTGGGGTGTAGATACGGTCGTGATCGGCATTATAATCGCAAGTACCCCTTTTAAACAATCGATAATGCTTGCACCAATTATAGCAGCATTCATGCATGACTTTTTCTCGGCGTTATGGGTTACCTTACTTATGATTATAAAAGGTGAATTTATTAATGTATTGAAGTTACTTAAAACAAAAAACGGTGCGATTTTAGTTTTAGGAGCTTTATCTGGTGGACCTTTGGCAATGACCTTTTATTTTTTTGGCATTCAATATGTGGGAGTAACTTATGCCGCAAGCATTTCTTCTATATTTCCTGGAATAGGCGCCGTGCTTGCTTTTACTTTTTTGAAGGAAAAAATGAACAGGAGAGCTTGGCTTGGGATAATGATAAGCATCACAGGAGTAATCATATTGGCCTATATGCCATCAAAATTGGACGTGGATAGTCAATTTTTCATTGGAATATTATTTTCATTAGGAGCCGCTATATTTTGGGGACTCGAAGGGGTGATAGGTGCTTGGGGAATGAAGGGAGACGATGTCGTTCCGTTATATGCGATTAATATAAGGCAGATGACCTCTGCTTTATGTTATGGGCTATTTATTGTGTCTTTTATGCATGGCTATCCTCTAGTTCTTGAAGCGGTGTCCTCTAAGATCGTATGGTTAATAGCGATGGCAGGTTTATTGGGAACTGCTAATTATTCTTTATACTACATGTCAATCAACTTAATAGGTGCTGCAAGAGGACAATCGCTCAACAATACTTATGTTTTTTGGGCAATCGTAACTGAAATCATATTTATAGGCACCCCTGTCAGCTTGCAATTCGTTATAGGCGCAGCAATAGTACTGATAGGTTCCATTCTCGTTTCGGGCAGTGCAAAAGAATAG
- a CDS encoding alpha/beta hydrolase, whose protein sequence is MPVHPEIKKILDMIPESDANYKINPEEHRKAFNTPILPVEKREQVYSVEEVSIPTSVTTIPIRIYTPYKSESYSLLIYFHGGAFFSGNLESHDEIVRSICMESGYKVISVDYRLAPEYPFPAALEDCYHVTKWAMENMDELKWDCQNLALAGDSSGGNLVAAVSLMARDNKDFTVTKQVLYYPSLDLDFSEFRYPSLVENGKGYFVESERLAELNSFYLMGNADVNHPYVSPIRAENLDDLPKALVITAEYDPFRDEGELFAEKLKKCGVHVETKRYEGATHGFLGKFTHLDEYKDVYKRTAQFLNSK, encoded by the coding sequence TTGCCTGTACATCCCGAAATAAAAAAAATATTGGATATGATTCCGGAATCCGATGCCAACTACAAGATCAATCCGGAAGAACATAGAAAAGCGTTCAATACACCCATTTTACCTGTTGAAAAACGTGAGCAAGTCTATTCTGTTGAAGAGGTGTCGATTCCTACTTCGGTAACCACTATTCCGATAAGAATTTACACGCCGTATAAAAGCGAATCGTATTCATTGTTAATCTACTTTCATGGAGGCGCATTTTTCTCAGGGAATTTAGAAAGCCATGATGAAATCGTTCGATCGATATGTATGGAGTCCGGCTATAAAGTCATATCCGTGGATTACCGACTGGCCCCGGAATATCCATTTCCTGCTGCTTTAGAGGATTGTTATCATGTCACAAAATGGGCAATGGAAAATATGGATGAACTGAAGTGGGACTGTCAGAACCTTGCTCTTGCAGGGGATAGTTCTGGCGGAAATTTGGTTGCTGCCGTTTCTCTGATGGCCCGTGACAATAAGGATTTCACCGTTACGAAGCAAGTGTTGTATTATCCATCTTTAGATCTTGACTTCAGTGAATTCCGGTATCCATCCCTAGTTGAAAATGGTAAGGGATATTTCGTGGAAAGTGAGCGATTAGCAGAACTTAATTCCTTTTATCTGATGGGGAATGCAGATGTTAATCATCCGTATGTATCACCCATACGAGCAGAAAATTTAGATGATCTTCCGAAAGCATTGGTCATCACTGCAGAATATGATCCATTCCGCGATGAAGGGGAATTATTTGCCGAGAAATTAAAAAAATGTGGTGTACATGTAGAAACGAAAAGGTATGAAGGTGCCACTCATGGTTTCTTAGGCAAATTCACGCACTTAGATGAATATAAAGATGTGTATAAACGGACAGCTCAATTTTTAAATTCCAAGTAA
- a CDS encoding MFS transporter: MEKRKFWSYENKLTAIFFFSIGFVFFDRLAINYLIPFMQKDFSLTNTQIGMLSSALAITWALSGPILGYISDRVKSKVAVLVSMVLFFSFLSLAHGLAASFGILIVLRLFMGIAEGPIIPISSSILSVESTPKRRGFNLGFTAGTSYGVFGGFLAPLVIVALANATDWRTAFYLTIIPGLVIALFIGKVVKNPKKNSDISNSPAIAKEKVSAKQIMKDRNIWLCVIVSCSFWVFLLPFSIYAPLYLIQVKQLSLSTMSMVMAAFGAGNAIWGFIVPAISDRIGRKPTSLIFGVLTLFVPLTLMYVDNVVAISVLIFVFVSGIGNLTMFTTTIPAETVPIQYAAATIGFILAATEIVGGVLSPLYSGMAADAWGLTAPLWISAGGGLLAFVFSLFLKESAPVKVRVNKEMESAL, from the coding sequence ATGGAAAAAAGAAAGTTTTGGAGCTATGAGAATAAATTAACCGCAATCTTTTTCTTCTCTATCGGGTTTGTATTCTTTGATCGGCTGGCTATCAATTATCTTATTCCATTCATGCAAAAAGATTTTAGCCTGACAAATACTCAAATCGGGATGCTTTCTTCAGCATTAGCGATTACATGGGCACTTTCGGGTCCCATCTTGGGGTATATTTCTGACAGGGTCAAAAGTAAAGTAGCTGTCTTGGTTTCAATGGTCCTGTTCTTTTCCTTTTTATCATTGGCACATGGATTAGCGGCGTCTTTTGGCATCTTGATCGTTTTGCGTTTGTTTATGGGAATCGCTGAAGGACCAATAATCCCAATTTCTTCATCTATATTATCAGTTGAATCTACCCCTAAGCGCAGAGGGTTCAACCTAGGGTTTACGGCTGGGACTTCATATGGTGTTTTTGGGGGATTCTTGGCACCTCTGGTCATTGTTGCATTGGCAAATGCAACTGATTGGCGGACTGCATTTTATTTGACGATCATACCGGGTCTGGTTATCGCCCTTTTCATTGGGAAGGTCGTGAAAAATCCTAAGAAAAATTCTGATATATCCAATTCTCCCGCAATTGCGAAAGAAAAAGTAAGCGCTAAACAAATAATGAAAGATCGGAATATTTGGCTATGTGTCATCGTTTCTTGTAGTTTTTGGGTATTCCTTCTACCTTTCTCCATTTATGCACCTCTTTACCTGATACAAGTAAAGCAATTGTCCCTAAGTACTATGAGTATGGTAATGGCAGCCTTTGGGGCCGGAAATGCAATCTGGGGGTTTATCGTTCCAGCCATTTCAGATCGTATTGGACGAAAACCGACATCTCTTATATTTGGGGTCCTAACCTTATTCGTACCGCTTACGCTAATGTACGTTGACAACGTAGTAGCAATATCCGTGCTGATTTTCGTTTTTGTTTCAGGGATTGGAAATCTAACCATGTTTACGACTACAATTCCGGCGGAAACGGTTCCGATCCAATATGCCGCTGCTACGATTGGCTTTATTCTTGCAGCAACGGAAATTGTCGGAGGCGTCCTTAGCCCTTTGTATAGTGGCATGGCCGCCGACGCTTGGGGTCTTACAGCACCGCTTTGGATTAGTGCTGGAGGCGGGCTTCTTGCTTTTGTTTTCTCACTATTCCTTAAAGAATCGGCACCAGTAAAGGTTAGGGTCAACAAGGAGATGGAAAGTGCCTTATAA
- a CDS encoding amidohydrolase, with the protein MRNTLMEMLESRKEEMIEIRRHLHENPELSFKEEKTAQYIIDFYKGKDVDIQSNVGNGYGIIVTIKGRKPGKNIGLRADFDALPIVEETDVPFKSKNEGVMHACGHDGHTAYLLILADCLIQLKAEIPGTIKIIHQHAEEVPPGGAKSMVESGMLDDLDNIFGIHLLPMDAAGVVGYHSGYSFNGRAYMKLKVQGRGGHGSSPHLANDAIVAGAHFVSAAQTIISRRLSPFDIGVITIGSFDGKGTFNVIKDSVELEGDIRYMTVETKATIEKEVKRLVKGLEEEFGVTCELTYTNDYPPLYNDAAITQKVAELLTSANDKDIKEVKEFPALPPSEDFAYYAEKFPSCFFYIGCTPKGVTKPYFNHHPKFDMDEDALLVAVKAVGYVVCGYYELD; encoded by the coding sequence ATGAGAAATACGTTAATGGAAATGCTGGAATCCCGTAAGGAAGAAATGATTGAAATCCGTAGGCACCTGCATGAAAATCCTGAGCTTTCTTTTAAAGAAGAAAAGACAGCTCAATATATTATTGATTTTTATAAAGGAAAAGATGTTGATATTCAATCGAATGTAGGAAATGGATATGGAATAATCGTCACGATTAAAGGGAGAAAGCCTGGAAAAAACATCGGGCTCAGAGCCGATTTTGATGCACTTCCGATTGTCGAGGAAACGGATGTACCCTTTAAATCAAAAAATGAGGGCGTTATGCATGCGTGCGGCCATGATGGACATACTGCCTATTTGTTAATTTTGGCGGATTGCCTCATACAATTAAAAGCTGAAATCCCAGGTACGATAAAAATCATTCATCAACATGCGGAAGAAGTTCCGCCAGGAGGTGCTAAGAGTATGGTAGAATCGGGCATGCTTGATGATCTCGATAATATATTTGGAATCCATCTGCTGCCAATGGATGCAGCAGGCGTCGTTGGTTACCACTCGGGATATTCTTTTAACGGAAGAGCTTATATGAAATTGAAAGTTCAAGGCAGAGGCGGACATGGTTCGTCTCCACATCTGGCAAATGATGCCATTGTCGCTGGTGCTCATTTCGTCTCAGCTGCCCAAACGATCATTAGCCGCCGATTGAGTCCTTTTGATATCGGTGTGATTACGATCGGCTCTTTTGATGGAAAAGGGACATTCAATGTCATTAAAGACAGCGTAGAGCTTGAAGGCGATATCCGTTATATGACTGTAGAAACAAAAGCAACCATTGAAAAAGAAGTGAAGCGTCTTGTAAAGGGGCTGGAAGAAGAATTCGGTGTAACATGTGAGCTGACGTATACGAATGATTATCCGCCCCTATATAATGATGCCGCAATTACGCAAAAGGTTGCTGAGTTACTTACATCTGCAAATGATAAAGATATAAAAGAAGTGAAGGAATTTCCCGCGCTTCCTCCATCTGAAGACTTCGCTTATTATGCGGAAAAATTCCCTTCCTGCTTCTTTTACATAGGTTGTACGCCTAAAGGAGTTACGAAACCTTATTTCAATCATCATCCTAAGTTTGATATGGATGAAGATGCCCTTCTTGTGGCAGTAAAAGCAGTAGGATATGTGGTATGCGGTTATTATGAGTTGGATTAG
- a CDS encoding trimeric intracellular cation channel family protein yields the protein MTWDILNIIGTIAFAISGAFIAREVNYDLLGGYVLGFTTAFGGGLVRNLLIEIPIELIWSQDYLFGIAFLGITIAFFMPDNWIGHLKKWVIFFDAIGLAAFAIQGADYAVSIQAPLIAVIVAAVMTGAGGGLIRDVFAGRKPMIFHSEIYALWAAFAGFMIGLDLMRGPYATLFLLIVIVIFRMISVHFKWNLPHKK from the coding sequence TTGACATGGGACATTCTTAATATCATTGGTACGATAGCTTTTGCAATAAGCGGTGCTTTCATCGCAAGGGAAGTGAATTACGATTTATTAGGAGGGTACGTTTTAGGCTTTACGACAGCCTTCGGGGGCGGCCTTGTTCGCAATCTATTAATTGAAATACCGATTGAACTTATTTGGTCGCAAGATTATTTATTTGGAATTGCCTTTTTAGGCATTACCATCGCATTTTTCATGCCGGATAATTGGATTGGCCATTTGAAAAAGTGGGTGATATTTTTCGATGCTATCGGTTTAGCGGCATTCGCCATTCAAGGTGCAGACTATGCCGTATCGATTCAGGCACCATTAATAGCCGTTATTGTAGCAGCTGTCATGACGGGAGCAGGTGGCGGGCTGATACGCGATGTATTTGCAGGGCGAAAACCAATGATCTTTCATTCGGAGATATATGCCTTGTGGGCCGCATTTGCAGGTTTTATGATTGGTCTGGATTTAATGCGCGGGCCATATGCAACCCTTTTTCTTTTAATCGTAATCGTTATTTTTAGAATGATATCAGTGCACTTTAAATGGAATCTGCCCCACAAAAAATGA
- a CDS encoding FAD-dependent monooxygenase, producing the protein MKSKSELRIAIIGGGIGGSSAAVALKAKGIRADVYEQAPALGEVGAGIGIRPPSVNCFKKWGLYEDIERLTSRSDFMEIIAGDDQVFIKEAWPVLTDDKSEAYARLIHRADLLDTLIAHIPADQLHLNHRLTEVIDNGDHAEVKFANGKIIEADIVVAADGIRSPIRAQVLGQHDPIFSGYLAHRALISNDAVLGMSSEENILRIYVDGKNSVYLLPLECRKQVSVDITVPGKFAWRPEMTKELIMESVKGFGPTIQKIIENINLEDIVTRPLCDIEPMDKWSTKCVTLIGDAAHAMLHNQGQGANMAIQDADALAEAIAKAETAEEALQNYEKQRKPITKLYQNLSRLFPTDEAETAFPEKAHF; encoded by the coding sequence ATGAAATCTAAATCGGAATTAAGGATTGCCATTATCGGAGGCGGCATTGGTGGTTCATCAGCTGCGGTAGCATTAAAAGCAAAGGGAATCCGGGCCGATGTATATGAGCAGGCACCAGCTTTGGGAGAGGTTGGTGCGGGGATCGGTATTCGTCCGCCGAGCGTGAATTGCTTCAAAAAATGGGGTTTATATGAGGATATAGAGCGATTAACCTCACGAAGTGACTTCATGGAAATCATAGCCGGAGATGACCAAGTATTCATTAAAGAAGCATGGCCGGTTTTAACGGATGATAAATCAGAGGCATATGCCCGGTTGATTCATCGTGCAGATTTATTGGATACCTTAATAGCTCATATTCCAGCAGATCAACTTCATTTAAACCACCGGTTAACGGAAGTGATTGATAACGGCGACCATGCGGAAGTAAAATTTGCCAATGGCAAAATAATTGAAGCGGATATCGTCGTCGCGGCTGATGGGATCCGTTCCCCCATTCGTGCACAAGTATTGGGTCAACATGATCCAATATTTTCTGGATATCTAGCACACCGTGCCTTGATTTCTAATGATGCAGTACTTGGCATGTCTTCGGAAGAAAACATCTTGCGTATTTATGTTGATGGTAAGAATTCAGTTTATTTATTGCCACTAGAGTGCCGAAAGCAAGTATCTGTTGATATTACAGTTCCGGGTAAGTTCGCATGGCGTCCGGAAATGACGAAGGAACTAATCATGGAGAGTGTTAAAGGCTTTGGCCCTACCATTCAAAAAATCATTGAAAATATTAATTTGGAAGATATCGTAACTCGTCCGTTATGTGACATTGAACCAATGGATAAGTGGAGCACCAAATGTGTAACATTGATAGGTGATGCTGCTCACGCAATGCTTCACAATCAGGGGCAAGGGGCGAACATGGCCATCCAAGACGCAGATGCATTAGCAGAAGCGATTGCTAAAGCTGAAACAGCTGAAGAAGCATTACAAAATTACGAAAAGCAACGTAAACCAATTACGAAGCTATACCAGAATTTATCCAGACTGTTTCCAACTGATGAAGCGGAGACAGCATTCCCGGAAAAAGCGCATTTCTAA
- a CDS encoding LysE family transporter, whose translation MNMTSFIFYCFIVTFTPGPTNIVILTTVNNSGTKKAMDYTYGATIAFGVLLAISAILNTLLVTVIPRILLVMQIIGSVYMLYLAYQVYNMDTSKPSVNETGSFMSGFLTQFLNPKVLLFTMTVIPTYIMPYYVSMAAVTISVVAITIIGFLAFIAWVLFGAIFKGFLQKYKKIVNILMALFLVYAAIMIWI comes from the coding sequence ATGAATATGACATCTTTTATTTTTTACTGTTTTATCGTTACGTTTACACCAGGACCGACCAATATCGTCATATTGACCACCGTGAATAACTCCGGCACTAAAAAGGCCATGGATTATACGTATGGAGCGACGATTGCTTTTGGTGTCTTGCTCGCCATTTCTGCTATACTGAACACCTTACTTGTAACGGTCATACCAAGAATTTTACTCGTCATGCAGATAATCGGAAGCGTTTATATGTTGTATCTTGCTTATCAGGTATATAATATGGATACATCCAAACCGTCTGTAAACGAAACAGGCAGCTTTATGTCTGGATTTCTTACACAGTTTTTAAACCCAAAGGTACTGCTTTTTACAATGACTGTAATTCCCACCTATATTATGCCCTATTATGTATCAATGGCTGCGGTTACAATAAGTGTTGTCGCCATTACGATAATTGGGTTCCTGGCATTCATTGCGTGGGTACTTTTCGGAGCGATTTTCAAGGGGTTTTTACAGAAGTATAAAAAGATCGTAAATATATTGATGGCTTTGTTTTTAGTTTACGCTGCAATCATGATCTGGATATAG
- a CDS encoding aromatic acid/H+ symport family MFS transporter: MNITDIVNEAEFNRFHFRILIGCCLIITFDMFDLVIYSSVLPVLMEEWKLSPVQAGAIGSYGFLGMMLGAIIFGILADNFGRKNILILCVFLFSIFTVFCAFANGPTVFSVFRFVAGVGIGGVLPNVIALLTEYAPKNKHNMLVSIVMCCFSVGGIFAALIGIYVMPLIGWKSVFLVAAIPLILIPFMVKHFHDSPAILLMKGRVDELRSVLSKVNNKSLLTSDFEFEAISNRKGSGSPVIGLFKDGRALGTVMIWIAFFMCLLMINGLTIWLPNLMFSAGYALASSLSFVIVLNIGAIIGTLILGSLADKYGVRKIIVPMFIIASICLMLLGFKNNMFILYVLVAITGACTMGAQNISYSFVSHYYPPLMRSTAVGLASGIGRIGGIIGPTFGGILLSLDLSVQMNFISFAIPGIVAAIAFSFVPLKFASYNKKKNKRNGLGGEYL, translated from the coding sequence ATGAACATTACCGACATTGTGAATGAAGCGGAATTTAACCGCTTTCATTTTAGGATATTGATAGGCTGCTGCTTGATCATTACTTTTGATATGTTCGATCTAGTTATATATAGCTCCGTCTTGCCTGTCCTGATGGAGGAATGGAAGCTATCGCCTGTACAAGCAGGAGCCATTGGCAGTTACGGATTCCTTGGGATGATGCTGGGAGCTATCATCTTCGGCATTTTGGCTGATAATTTTGGAAGGAAAAATATCCTTATCTTATGTGTGTTCCTATTTAGCATCTTTACGGTTTTCTGTGCATTTGCAAACGGCCCAACTGTGTTTTCTGTTTTCAGGTTTGTTGCCGGAGTGGGCATAGGCGGTGTCTTGCCGAATGTGATCGCCTTATTGACGGAGTATGCACCGAAAAACAAGCATAACATGTTGGTCTCGATCGTGATGTGCTGCTTTTCCGTAGGCGGTATTTTTGCCGCCCTGATTGGAATATACGTTATGCCTCTAATAGGATGGAAGAGTGTATTTTTGGTAGCGGCAATTCCCCTTATACTTATTCCGTTCATGGTCAAGCATTTTCATGATTCACCAGCAATACTCCTGATGAAAGGGAGAGTGGACGAGCTTCGTTCAGTTCTTTCAAAGGTGAATAACAAGTCCTTACTTACCTCGGACTTCGAATTTGAAGCCATAAGCAATCGAAAAGGTTCCGGCTCCCCGGTCATTGGGTTATTCAAAGATGGTCGGGCATTAGGGACGGTGATGATCTGGATTGCCTTCTTCATGTGTTTGTTAATGATTAATGGATTAACTATTTGGCTACCTAATTTGATGTTCAGTGCCGGTTATGCTCTAGCTTCCTCTTTAAGCTTTGTGATTGTATTGAATATCGGGGCCATCATCGGAACGCTAATCCTTGGTAGTCTTGCAGATAAATATGGTGTTAGAAAAATAATCGTTCCGATGTTTATAATTGCTTCCATTTGCTTGATGCTTCTCGGTTTTAAAAATAACATGTTTATATTATATGTGCTGGTGGCGATTACTGGCGCCTGTACAATGGGGGCTCAAAACATATCTTACTCCTTTGTTTCTCATTATTATCCTCCATTAATGCGATCAACAGCTGTGGGCCTTGCTTCTGGAATTGGCAGGATCGGAGGAATCATTGGCCCAACATTTGGCGGTATACTTTTATCTCTTGATTTATCGGTTCAAATGAATTTCATTTCGTTTGCGATTCCAGGCATTGTTGCGGCTATTGCATTTTCATTTGTTCCTTTAAAATTTGCATCTTACAATAAAAAGAAGAATAAAAGAAATGGCTTGGGAGGGGAATATTTATGA
- a CDS encoding MBL fold metallo-hydrolase: MYKKTTMEVFPIIVPFCNKLKSINFYLVRYQDSLILIDAGMDTEDCWRSLQEILEENHYKLIDISAILLTHHHTDHIGLVNRIVCANPIPVYAHPRAIPILKRDSEYMKRRKEFFRNLYRQMGCGKFGDRQVVDLHNPILLTEDKKIECDIKVAQDLFFDFDILDIPGHAPDQIAFYNRKCKWLFSGDLLIAHMASNAFIEPNLDGARTNSLIQQKRSLEKCLSLNVEVIFSGHGDILQNPVDIIKERIIELDKKANIYLNIIKSGISTGHDIARFRFNDRYEKRFFNIISEVIGYLDYLELLGEIHKEMENGIWQYY; the protein is encoded by the coding sequence TTGTATAAAAAAACCACTATGGAAGTATTTCCAATAATTGTTCCATTTTGCAATAAGCTGAAGAGCATCAACTTTTACTTAGTAAGATATCAGGATTCCTTGATATTGATTGATGCTGGGATGGACACCGAAGACTGCTGGCGTTCCCTGCAAGAAATTCTAGAGGAAAATCATTATAAATTGATTGATATTTCAGCGATATTACTAACCCATCATCACACAGACCATATTGGCCTGGTTAACAGAATTGTGTGTGCCAATCCCATTCCCGTATATGCACATCCTCGTGCCATCCCTATACTGAAAAGAGACAGCGAATACATGAAACGGAGGAAAGAATTTTTCAGAAATCTGTACCGACAAATGGGGTGCGGTAAATTCGGTGATCGACAAGTGGTCGATTTGCATAATCCAATTCTTCTAACAGAAGATAAAAAAATCGAATGTGATATTAAAGTGGCTCAAGACCTGTTTTTTGACTTTGATATTTTGGATATCCCTGGACATGCTCCCGACCAGATCGCCTTCTATAATAGGAAGTGTAAATGGTTATTTTCAGGAGATTTATTAATTGCACATATGGCCAGCAATGCCTTCATTGAACCAAATCTAGATGGGGCGCGTACAAATTCCTTGATTCAGCAAAAGCGTTCATTGGAAAAGTGCTTATCATTGAATGTGGAGGTCATCTTTTCAGGTCACGGTGATATCTTGCAAAATCCTGTAGATATAATAAAAGAAAGAATAATAGAGTTGGATAAAAAAGCCAACATATACTTGAACATTATCAAATCAGGGATTTCAACTGGACATGACATTGCCCGATTCCGTTTTAATGATAGGTACGAAAAGCGGTTTTTCAATATCATCTCTGAAGTTATTGGTTACCTTGATTATCTGGAATTACTAGGGGAAATTCATAAAGAAATGGAAAATGGAATTTGGCAGTATTATTAA